The following coding sequences lie in one Arachis ipaensis cultivar K30076 chromosome B03, Araip1.1, whole genome shotgun sequence genomic window:
- the LOC107630034 gene encoding sec1 family domain-containing protein MIP3: MALVDVIISCTDSLKQISEHVEDAIVYLDAGSTESFQFIGAYPILLDLGAQAICSLESMSVLDAVADWNSHSNPAGKFVVITSRLLSDAHRYILRCLSAHQVVRHCVIFTSISEAAHSVFPDSPLGPDAYREYESLLVQDYEELNKKSGAKPRQFGSKVQAKIKFEDGGRSKLSPSGEDVPHLEASSSGRDFFEQTPLDSTEDAVFKLDVSVHHFPMILCPLSPRVFVLPSEGLVAEAHLSSDHEDSIGPGFPPLSTGMLSDTDDVPPGATLTAHFLYHLAAKMDLKMEIFSLGDMSKTVGKILTDMSSLYDVGRRKRSAGLLLIDRTLDLLTPCCHGDSLFDRMFSSLPRRNRISNTQGKGSGLQLKLGSSYLQRAPLDAQIPLTKILNDEDWQINNFRLLESVEAFLCGWNSGDSDSQVTGLINLSQKIHEKESHSSAEILIGSFVSSETFRGTPFLEAILDRRTKDGGLLVKKWLQETLRRENITVNVKSRPGFVTKPELQAMIKALTGSQSSLLKNKAIIQIASATLFALEESNCTKWDAFSSAEKILSVSSGETSQSLAAQIGDLINKSALLGSQVNKGKSEMSKGLLSLQDAILLMIVGYILAGENFPSSSSEGPFSWQEERLLKDAVVDALLENPSVANLKFLDGIREELEKNVCKSKSEKDTEKLDIDDFDDEQWGEWGDEDVEDDSKNEQAYGDVQLKLELRDRVDNLFKFLHKLSNLKRKNIPLRDGSLTMEGNFSEDSYMGKGLLYKLLTRVLGKYDVPGLEYHSSTVGRLFKSGFGRFGLGQAKPSLADQNVILVFVIGGINGVEVREAQEALAESGRPDIELLVGGTTLLTPENMLDLLLGDSSFF, from the exons atggcTTTGGTTGATGTTATCATTTCTTGCACCGATTCCCTCAAACAG ATATCAGAGCATGTGGAAGATGCTATTGTTTATTTAGATGCTGGTTCTACAGAGAGTTTCCAGTTTATAGGGGCATATCCTATACTTCTTGATCTTGGAGCACAAGCTATTTGCAGTTTGGAAAGTATGTCAGTACTTGATGCG GTGGCTGATTGGAACTCGCATTCTAATCCTGCGGGGAAATTTGTGGTTATTACATCACGCCTATTAAGTGATGCACATCGGTATATTTTACGTTGCCTGAGTGCACATCAAGTTGTTCGTCACTGCGTTATATTTACATCTATCTCAGAG GCAGCTCATTCGGTGTTTCCGGATTCACCTCTGGGACCAGATGCCTATCGTGAATATGAATCCTTATTGGTTCAAGATTATGAAGAACTAAATAAGAAATCTGGGGCAAAACCTAGGCAGTTTGGTAGTAAAGTCCAGGCAAAGATTAAATTTGAAGACGGAGGACGTTCAAAACTTTCTCCCAGTGGAGAGGATGTTCCTCATCTTGAAGCTAGTTCAAGTGGAAGAGATTTTTTTGAACAGACTCCATTGGACTCCACTGAAGATGCAGTGTTTAAATTGGATGTTTCTGTTCATCATTTTCCAATGATTTTATGTCCCTTATCACCAAGAGTATTTGTTCTACCTTCAGAAGGATTGGTGGCTGAAGCACACTTATCATCTGACCATGAGGATTCCATTGGTCCTGGTTTTCCTCCCTTAAGTACTGGTATGCTTTCTGATACAGATGATGTGCCTCCAGGTGCAACTCTCACAGCACACTTTCTCTACCATTTGGCGGCCAAG ATGGACTTGAAAATGGAAATTTTCTCCCTTGGGGATATGTCAAAAACTGTTGGAAAAATTTTGACTGACATGTCAAGTCTTTACGATGTAGGCCGCCGTAAACGGTCAGCAGGACTGTTACTCATTGATCGCACACTTGATCTCCTTACTCCTTGCTGTCATGGTGACTCACTATTTGACCGTATGTTCTCTTCTTTGCCCCGAAGGAATCGAATTTCCAATACCCAAGGTAAAGGTTCAGGGCTCCAGCTCAAACTTGGTTCTTCGTACCTGCAACGTGCTCCTTTAGATGCTCAGATACCACTTACAAAGATCCTTAATGATGAAGATTGGCAAATAAACAACTTTCGGCTTTTAGAAAGTGTTGAAGCTTTTCTATGTGGTTGGAACTCTGGTGATTCTGATTCTCAGGTTACAGGTTTGATTAATCTTAGTCAGAAAATTCATGAAAAAGAGAGTCACTCTAGTGCAGAAATACTCATTGGATCTTTTGTTTCCTCTGAAACTTTCCGTGGAACCCCATTTTTGGAAGCTATACTGGATAGAAGAACAAAAGATGGGGGCTTACTAGTAAAGAAATGGCTACAAGAAACTCTGCGCAGGGAAAACATTACTGTAAATGTGAAATCCCGTCCTGGTTTTGTTACAAAACCTGAGCTACAAGCTATGATCAAAGCATTGACTGGGAGCCAATCATCTTTGCTGAAGAATAAAGCAATTATCCAAATTGCTTCAGCCACATTGTTTGCACTTGAAGAATCAAATTGTACCAAGTGGGATGCATTTAGCAGTGCAGAGAAGATTCTGAGTGTGAGTTCAGGGGAAACCAGTCAAAGTCTTGCTGCTCAAATTGGTGATCTCATCAATAAGAGTGCTCTGTTGGGATCTCAAGTAAATAAAGGgaaaagtgagatgtcaaaaggGTTACTTTCTTTGCAAGATGCAATTCTGTTGATGATTGTTGGATATATATTGGCCGGTGAAAATTTTCCATCATCTAGTTCTGAAGGCCCATTTTCTTGGCAGGAGGAACGCTTGTTAAAAGATGCTGTTGTAGATGCCCTTCTTGAAAATCCATCAGTTGCAAATCTCAAGTTTCTAGATGGGATAAGGGAAGAGCTTGAGAAAAATGTATGCAAGTCAAAATCGGAGAAAGATACTGAAAAACTAGACATCGATGATTTTGATGATGAGCAGTGGGGGGAATGGGGGGATGAAGATGTTGAGGATGACAGCAAAAATGAACAAGCGTATGGTGACGTGCAACTTAAGTTGGAGTTGCGCGACAGGGTGGATAACTTGTTCAAATTTCTTCATAAGTTATCCAATCTGAAAAGAAAGAATATACCACTTAGGGATGGATCATTGACCATGGAAGGCAATTTCAGTGAGGATTCCTATATGGGGAAAGGATTACTTTATAAGCTACTAACAAGGGTGCTAGGCAAGTATGACGTGCCAGGGTTAGAATATCATTCATCCACTGTAGGTCGTCTGTTTAAAAGCGGGTTTGGCAGATTTGGCCTTGGTCAG GCAAAACCAAGTCTTGCTGATCAAAATGTCATTTTGGTGTTTGTTATTGGGGGCATTAATGGAGTCGAG GTTCGTGAAGCTCAAGAGGCATTGGCTGAAAGCGGAAGACCTGACATAGAATTGCTTGTTGGTGGAACAACTCTTCTAACTCCTGAAAACATGCTTGATTTATTGCTAGGGGACTCCagtttcttttaa